A genomic region of Hypomesus transpacificus isolate Combined female chromosome 19, fHypTra1, whole genome shotgun sequence contains the following coding sequences:
- the mrps11 gene encoding 28S ribosomal protein S11, mitochondrial, with translation MYTLNCLLLNYTRTVGGFILGGGLQRAVCTSAVRLQGTAQTSIATESNKSNSSKEFSHYPPLPGQDTSLRWGGKKFEELPIAHIKSTYNNTHIQVTDSEGQYMVRTSCGTEGFKNARKSTPIAAQTAGISAAAKATIKGVTFIRVSVKGLGPGRLSAIKGLSMGGLEVVSITDNTPVPHNGCRPRKARRI, from the exons ATGTATACATTAAACTGTTTATTATTAAATTATACAAGGACTGTAGGGGGTTTCAT TTTAGGGGGTGGTCTGCAGCGAGCAGTATGCACTAGCGCTGTCAGGTTGCAGGGGACAGCGCAAACATCCATTGCCACCGAATCCAATAAGTCAAACAGTTCAAAAGAGTTCAG TCACTATCCTCCATTACCGGGCCAAGACACTTCATTGAGATGGGGTGGGAAGAAGTTTGAGGAGTTGCCTATCGCACATATCAAATCCACATATAATAA CACCCACATCCAGGTGACTGACAGCGAGGGCCAGTACATGGTTAGGACATCCTGTGGCACCGAGGGCTTCAAGAATGCAAGGAAGTCCACACCTATTGCTGCTCAGACAGCAGGCATCTCAGCTGCAGCG AAAGCCACAATAAAAGGGGTCACGTTTATCCGCGTATCTGTGAAAGGTCTGGGCCCTGGACGCCTG tCTGCCATCAAGGGTTTGTCaatgggagggctggaggtggtgTCCATAACAGATAACACCCCTGTGCCGCACAATGGATGCCGCCCACGCAAAGCCAGAAGAATATAA
- the pdpr gene encoding pyruvate dehydrogenase phosphatase regulatory subunit, mitochondrial yields MRSCVRSSRALSPTLLPQLLLSHTGCWGTSTGHRGIWCSPRKLATPRETQVLLPLPSQARVVICGGGIVGTSVAYHLAKMGWTEIVLLEQGRLGAGTTRLCAGIVSVAKAISIECKMADYSNALYEKLEEETGVKTGYVRTGSLCLAQNQDRFLSLKRLASRLKVMGISCNVIKPKEVAKLHPLVNIHDLVGALHLPGDAVVSPPDVNHALAVAAASHGVQIYDRTSVQQVLVEKGHVTSVQTDRGSIECEYFVNCAGQWAYELGQASETKVSVPLHGCEHFYLLTKPLKVPLQPSTPVVMDMDGRIYARPWQGGILSGGFEKNPKPIFTEGRNQLEIQNMQEDWDHFEPMLSALLRRMPDLESVEIHQLVNCPESFTPDMRCLMGETPGLHGYYVLAGMNSSGLAFAGGAGKYLAEWMTYGYPTANVWPLDIKRFGNLQSSRTFLRHRVMEVMPLLYELKVPRWDFQTGRQLRTSPLYDRLDTQGARWMEKHGFERAKYFVPAGKDLLSLDQSKTFYKPDWFDIVGSEVKCCKEAVCVIDMSSFTKFELTSTGDEALELLQRLCANDLDVPVGHIVHTGMLNERGGYENDCSVVRVKKNSFFIISPTDQQVHCWAWLKKHMPNDPQLHLEDVSWKYTALNLIGPRAMDVLSELSYVSMTPDHFPSLFCKEMSVGYANGIRVMSMTHTGEPGFMLYIPIEYALHVYNEVMSVGQKYGIRNAGYYALRSLRIEKFFAFWGQDLDPFTTPLECGREFRVKFDKDIDFIGREALLAQRQEGVSRRFLMLVLEDHDTELDLWPWWGEPVYRDGQLVGTTTSSAYSYTLERHVCLGFVSPPLGPEGAPAAITPDFINRGDYEVDIAGQRYPAKAKLYPFSSLFAQQRRRKDEMELSNFQGK; encoded by the exons ATGCGTAGCTGTGTGAGGAGTTCCAGGGCTCTGTCCCCTACCCTGCTCCCCCAGCTGCTGCTGTCCCATACTGGGTGCTGGGGGACCAGCACGGGGCATCGGGGTATCTGGTGCTCTCCCCGGAAGCTGGCTACCCCGAGGGAGACCCAGGTCCTGCTGCCCCTGCCTAGCCAGGCCAGAGTGGTCATCTGTGGAGGGGGCATCGTGGGGACTTCTGTGGCTTATCACTTAGCAAAGATGGGCTGGACGGAGATAGTGCTGCTGGAGCAGGGCAG ACTTGGTGCTGGCACAACTCGCCTGTGTGCTGGGATTGTCAGTGTGGCAAAAGCAATCTCCATCGAGTGTAAGATGGCTGACTACTCCAACGCTCTGTATGAAAAACTAGAGGAGGAGACTGGGGTGAAGACTG GTTACGTAAGGACTGGCTCCCTGTGTCTGGCCCAGAATCAGGATCGTTTCCTCTCTCTGAAGCGCTTAGCGTCCAGGCTTAA GGTCATGGGGATCAGCTGTAACGTCATCAAGCCCAAAGAAGTGGCTAAGCTCCACCCCCTGGTAAACATTCATGACCTGGTTGGAGCGCTGCATCTTCCAGGGGACGCTGTGGTCTCACCGCCAGACGTCAATCACGCACTCGCCGTGGCGGCCGCCAGCCACG GTGTACAGATCTACGATCGCACCAGTGTGCAGCAGGTGTTGGTGGAGAAGGGTCACGTGACATCGGTACAGACTGACAGAGGGTCCATAGAGTGCGAGTACTTTGTTAACTGTGCAGGCCAG TGGGCCTATGAGCTTGGCCAGGCCAGTGAGACCAAGGTGTCAGTGCCTTTGCATGGCTGTGAGCACTTCTACCTTCTCACCAAGCCTCTGAAGGTGCCCCTGCAACCCAGCACCCCAG TGGTGATGGACATGGACGGGAGGATCTACGCTCGACCCTGGCAGGGGGGGATACTGTCTGGGGGCTTTGAAAAGAACCCCAAACCCATCTTCACAGAGGGCAGGAACCAGCTGGAGATCCAGAACATGCAGGAGGACTGGGACCACTTTG AGCCGATGCTGAGCGCCCTGCTGAGGCGCATGCCCGACTTGGAGTCGGTTGAGATCCATCAGCTGGTCAACTGCCCCGAGTCGTTTACCCCGGACATGCGGTGCCTGATGGGTGAGACCCCGGGCTTGCACGGCTACTACGTCCTGGCTGGGATGAACTCTTCTGGACTGGCCTTCGCCGGGGGAGCTGGGAA gtatttggcggagtggatgaccTACGGCTATCCTACAGCCAACGTCTGGCCGCTGGACATCAAACGCTTTGGCAACCTGCAGAGCAGTCGCACCTTCCTACGTCACCGGGTCATGGAGGTCATGC ccctgctgTACGAGCTGAAGGTCCCTCGCTGGGACTTCCAGACAGGCCGGCAGCTGCGGACCAGCCCCTTGTACGACCGGCTGGACACCCAGGGCGCTCGCTGGATGGAGAAGCACGGCTTTGAGAGGGCCAAGTACTTTGTACCTGCTGGGAAAG ACCTTCTGTCGTTGGACCAGAGCAAGACCTTCTACAAGCCTGACTGGTTTGACATTGTGGGCTCCGAAGTCAAGTGCTGcaaagaggctgtgtgtgtcatcGACATGTCCTCCTTCACCAAGTTTGAACTCACT tctaCAGGTGACGAGGCTCTGGAGCTGCTGCAGCGCCTGTGTGCTAACGACCTGGACGTGCCCGTGGGCCACATCGTCCACACGGGCATGCTGAACGAGAGGGGCGGCTACGAGAACGACTGCAGCGTGGTCCGCGTCAAGAAGAACAG tttCTTCATCATCTCCCCCACAGATCAGCAGGTTCACTGTTGGGCGTGGCTGAAGAAACACATGCCCAACGACCCACAGCTCCACCTAGAGGACGTCAGCTGGAAGTACACAG CGCTAAATCTGATCGGGCCGAGAGCGATGGATGTCTTGTCTGAGTTGTCCTACGTTTCCATGACTCCCGATCATTTCCCCTCTTTGTTCTGTAAG GAAATGAGCGTTGGCTATGCCAACGGGATTAGAGTGATGAGCATGACCCACACTGGAGAGCCTGGCTTTATGCTCTACATACCTATCgag TACGCACTCCATGTGTACAACGAGGTGATGTCGGTGGGTCAGAAGTACGGCATTCGCAACGCGGGCTACTACGCCCTGCGTAGCCTGCGCATTGAGAAGTTTTTTGCCTTCTGGGGGCAGGACTTGGATCCCTTCACCACCCCTCTGGAGTGCGGCCGTGAGTTCAGGGTCAAGTTCGACAAG GATATAGACTTCATCGGCCGAGAGGCCCTGCTAGCGCAGCGCCAGGAGGGCGTGTCTCGCCGTTTCCTCATGCTGGTTCTGGAGGACCATGACACAGAGCTGGACCTGTGGCCCTGGTGGGGCGAGCCCGTCTACCGCGACGGCCAGCTGGTCGGCACTACCACCAGCTCCGCCTACAGCTACACCCTGGAGCGCCACGTCTGCCTAGGCTTCGTCTCGCCGCCCCTGGGCCCCGAAGGTGCCCCGGCCGCCATCACGCCGGACTTCATCAACCGCGGCGACTACGAGGTGGACATCGCAGGACAGCGGTACCCGGCCAAGGCCAAGCTGTACCCCTTCAGTTCCCTGTTCGCCCAGCAGAGGCGCCGCAAGGACGAGATGGAGCTGAGCAACTTCCAGGGGAAGTGa
- the mrpl46 gene encoding 39S ribosomal protein L46, mitochondrial — MAAPCARMATHPFCQFITNVGQTRLTKTCFRKISFNYPARVALQTQNTVGNVASASPWKLMGAVCLQRLPVTSQKKSPIEDQFAELMLQLELERSMISRHELRLHEEAERLSRKQADDYDSDEEANYGAEEIVTAQDLEDSWEQKLKGFEPTPRDTASGEEDPRSMSRYLADSLVLLVEQTVGSDKLWLLPQLQWESGETLRHTAERALASLPESNFKATFLGNTPCGVYKYKLPKVAQTESNVGTKVFFFKAILSDGSLASATKGPFMWVKKSELQDYLKPAYFEKVNRFIIGV, encoded by the exons ATGGCAGCCCCCTGCGCAAGAATGGCAACGCACCCTTTCTGCCAATTTATTACAAATGTTGGCCAGACTCGGTTGACGAAGACATGTTTTCGTAAAATATCTTTCAATTACCCTGCCCGTGTTGCGCTTCAGACCCAAAACACAGTGGGAAACGTCGCATCAGCGTCACCATGGAAGTTAATGGGAGCCGTGTGCTTGCAAAGGTTGCCCGTCACATCTCAGAAAAAAAGCCCTATTGAGGATCAATTTGCAGAACTCATGCTGCAG TTGGAGCTGGAGAGAAGCATGATTTCCAGGCACGAGCTGAGGCTTCACGAAGAGGCAGAGCGATTGAGTCGCAAACAGGCTGATGACTATGATTCCGATGAAGAGGCGAATTACGGTGCCGAGGAGATCGTCACTGCTCAGGACCTGGAAGACTCCTGGGAACAGAAGCTGAAAGGCTTCGAACCCACCCCAAGAGACACAG CTAGTGGAGAGGAGGACCCAAGAAGTATGAGTCGTTATCTTGCGGACAGCTTAGTCCTGCTGGTGGAGCAGACAGTCGGCAGTGATAAGTTGTGGCTCCTACCTCAACTGCAGTGGGAGTCTGGAGAAACCCTGAGACACACTGCAGAGAGGGCCCTTGCTAGCCTGCCAG AATCCAATTTCAAAGCAACGTTCCTTGGCAACACCCCCTGTGGAGTTTATAAGTACAAATTGCCTAAAGTTGCTCAAACGGAGAGCAATGTGGGAACAAAGGTGTTTTTCTTCAAGGCGATCCTGTCAGACGGCAGTCTCGCGTCAGCTACAAAAGGACCTTTCATGTGGGTAAAAAAGAGTGAACTGCAGGATTATCTCAAACCAGCGTACTTTGAGAAGGTCAATCGCTTCATCATTGGCGTGTGA